A window of the Tunturibacter empetritectus genome harbors these coding sequences:
- a CDS encoding aldo/keto reductase, producing MIESSDLRSKRMPLSGGAGQMPALGFGTLIPDAAVTISATKDALAAGFRHFDCAERYRNEREVGEALKAGVAAGGIAREDLFVTTKLWNSNHRPERVRPAFEASLDRLRLDYLDLYLIHTPFAFQPGEEQDPRDEKGNVIYDKGVSLVDTWRAMESLVDQGRCRAIGLSDITLNGLLPVYEAARIKPAVVQVESHPYLPETELLEFCKEKGIVLLAFAPLGHGMRPGPLEDPVILAIAARVGKTPAQVLLAWAVQRGTALLTTPRTAERAKENFNVSAIPEDAVEEINRIQTRQRLNDVVNTGSPGFIPRVQSA from the coding sequence ATGATCGAGTCTTCTGATCTTCGGAGTAAGAGGATGCCGCTGAGCGGCGGAGCCGGTCAGATGCCTGCACTCGGATTCGGCACACTGATTCCCGATGCGGCCGTGACTATAAGCGCTACCAAAGACGCGCTGGCTGCGGGGTTTCGGCACTTCGACTGCGCGGAACGCTACCGGAACGAGCGTGAGGTGGGCGAGGCTTTGAAGGCAGGAGTTGCGGCTGGAGGGATTGCGCGCGAGGATCTGTTTGTTACCACGAAGTTGTGGAACAGCAATCACCGGCCGGAGCGCGTGAGACCGGCTTTTGAGGCGAGTTTGGACAGGCTGAGGCTCGACTATCTCGATCTCTATCTGATTCACACTCCGTTCGCATTTCAACCGGGGGAGGAGCAGGATCCTCGGGATGAAAAGGGCAACGTGATCTACGACAAGGGCGTGAGTCTGGTTGACACCTGGAGGGCGATGGAGAGTCTTGTGGACCAGGGCAGATGCAGGGCCATCGGACTGTCTGACATTACCTTGAACGGGCTGTTGCCGGTGTATGAAGCGGCGAGGATCAAGCCAGCCGTGGTCCAGGTGGAGTCGCATCCGTATCTTCCGGAGACGGAGCTTCTGGAGTTCTGCAAGGAGAAGGGCATTGTGCTGTTGGCGTTCGCGCCTCTGGGTCATGGGATGAGGCCGGGGCCGCTTGAGGATCCGGTGATTCTGGCCATCGCTGCACGGGTTGGAAAGACTCCGGCGCAGGTGCTGCTGGCCTGGGCGGTGCAACGCGGCACAGCTTTGCTGACGACGCCGCGGACGGCGGAGCGGGCGAAGGAGAACTTCAACGTCTCAGCCATTCCGGAAGACGCGGTTGAGGAGATCAATCGGATTCAGACGAGACAGAGGCTCAACGACGTGGTGAATACCGGCAGCCCGGGGTTCATTCCACGCGTCCAATCGGCATGA
- a CDS encoding nuclear transport factor 2 family protein — protein MKEEQIRESLNAHWRASAAGDADAEHDIYADDAICDYPQSGERILGRKNLQALRSHHPGKPSGFEVRRIVGSGDLWITEYTIIYQGRPAYTVSTMEFRNGKVVHETQYFADPFEAPGWRSQWVQRIA, from the coding sequence ATGAAAGAGGAGCAGATACGCGAATCATTGAACGCACACTGGCGTGCGTCGGCGGCCGGCGATGCAGATGCGGAGCACGATATCTATGCTGACGATGCCATCTGTGATTATCCACAGTCGGGCGAGCGAATCCTTGGTAGGAAGAATTTGCAGGCGCTGCGGAGCCATCATCCGGGCAAGCCGTCGGGTTTCGAGGTTAGGCGGATTGTTGGAAGCGGAGATCTTTGGATCACGGAGTACACGATTATCTATCAGGGGCGACCGGCATACACGGTGAGCACGATGGAGTTTCGCAACGGCAAGGTGGTGCATGAGACACAATACTTCGCAGATCCGTTCGAGGCGCCGGGGTGGCGGAGCCAATGGGTTCAGCGGATCGCGTGA
- a CDS encoding aldo/keto reductase family oxidoreductase, producing the protein MTQQTNLGGTFTFPGTSMTVNRMGYGAMQLAGPHVFGPPKDRNAALAVLREAIAAGVNHIDTSDFYGPHVTNQIIKEALHPYPDGLVIVTKVGARRGADASWNPALSRQDLIDAVHDNLRNLALDKLDVVNLRVGGLAGPTKGSIEAPLTVLAELKAQGLIRHLGLSNVTPGQLAEAQKITEIVCIQNLYNVAHRTDDAFLDDLVKQGIAYVPFFPLGGFTPLQSAKLDEAAASLQSTPMQVAQAWLLHRSPNMLLIPGTSSLAHLRENLKAATLKLPPETITSLNAIAAAPKP; encoded by the coding sequence ATGACGCAACAGACAAATCTAGGCGGAACCTTCACCTTCCCCGGCACCTCGATGACCGTGAACCGCATGGGCTACGGAGCCATGCAACTCGCCGGCCCCCACGTCTTCGGCCCGCCGAAAGATAGAAATGCCGCCCTCGCCGTTCTGCGCGAAGCCATCGCCGCCGGCGTCAATCACATCGACACCAGCGACTTCTACGGACCACACGTCACCAACCAGATCATCAAAGAAGCCCTCCACCCCTACCCCGATGGCCTCGTCATCGTCACCAAAGTAGGCGCACGCCGCGGCGCAGACGCCTCCTGGAACCCAGCCCTCTCCCGCCAGGACCTCATCGACGCCGTTCACGACAACCTCCGCAACCTCGCCCTCGACAAGCTCGACGTCGTCAACCTCCGCGTAGGAGGACTCGCCGGCCCAACCAAAGGCTCCATCGAAGCACCCCTCACCGTCCTCGCCGAACTCAAAGCCCAGGGCCTCATCCGCCACCTCGGCCTCAGCAACGTAACCCCAGGTCAACTCGCCGAAGCACAAAAAATAACCGAAATCGTCTGCATCCAAAACCTCTACAACGTAGCCCACCGAACCGATGACGCCTTCCTCGACGACCTCGTCAAACAAGGCATAGCCTACGTACCCTTCTTCCCCCTCGGAGGCTTCACGCCGTTGCAGTCCGCCAAGCTGGACGAAGCAGCCGCCTCCCTCCAATCCACGCCAATGCAAGTCGCACAGGCCTGGCTCCTCCACCGCTCTCCCAACATGCTCCTCATCCCCGGTACCTCTTCGCTTGCGCACCTGCGCGAAAACCTGAAAGCCGCAACCCTCAAACTCCCACCCGAAACCATCACCAGCCTCAACGCAATCGCAGCAGCACCCAAACCATAA
- a CDS encoding TetR/AcrR family transcriptional regulator yields the protein MTPRPQMLLEPRKSPVQARSAASVDAILEATIQVLLSVGKERLTTTKVAMRAGVSVGTLYQYFPNKSALLQAALLQHLNGVSTALEQVCREQKGKPLKEMVAAVINAFLEAKMMDPKTSVALHAVSSDVDGAKIAKQKALRSLKAIAGMLGTSSESLTKEPQLVASMLVAAMVGVSRRLLESDAPEKQFESMRGELVFFACSYMEACSVREVRPARAAVTS from the coding sequence TTGACCCCACGTCCTCAGATGCTGTTGGAGCCGCGTAAATCGCCGGTGCAGGCTCGTTCGGCTGCGAGCGTGGATGCGATTCTGGAGGCGACCATTCAGGTTTTGTTGAGCGTGGGGAAGGAACGGCTGACGACGACGAAGGTTGCGATGCGCGCTGGGGTTTCGGTTGGGACGTTGTATCAGTATTTTCCGAATAAGAGTGCGTTGCTGCAGGCGGCTTTGCTACAACATCTGAACGGGGTGTCGACGGCGCTGGAGCAGGTGTGCCGGGAGCAGAAGGGGAAGCCGCTTAAGGAGATGGTTGCGGCGGTGATCAACGCGTTTCTCGAGGCCAAGATGATGGATCCGAAGACGAGCGTGGCGCTGCATGCGGTGAGCTCGGATGTGGATGGGGCGAAGATTGCGAAGCAGAAGGCGTTGCGGTCGCTGAAGGCGATTGCGGGGATGCTGGGGACGTCGAGCGAGTCGCTGACGAAGGAGCCGCAGCTGGTGGCGTCGATGCTGGTGGCGGCGATGGTGGGGGTGAGCCGGAGACTGCTGGAGTCGGATGCGCCGGAGAAGCAGTTTGAAAGCATGCGGGGGGAACTGGTGTTCTTTGCTTGCTCGTATATGGAGGCTTGTTCGGTGCGGGAAGTGCGCCCTGCGCGGGCGGCGGTCACTTCGTGA